A genome region from Methylobacterium sp. FF17 includes the following:
- a CDS encoding SpoIIAA family protein codes for MLTYTKKPDSNVAEIVVDGQITDAEMNTVITAMQADLDKGGKIKLLEDVRDFKGMEPAAFFKDPRFGLAMMKGVSHVALVTDASWLRMIADTFGKVSPAQIKTFDRAHIDEARQWLAAA; via the coding sequence GTGCTGACCTACACCAAGAAGCCGGATTCGAACGTGGCCGAGATCGTCGTCGACGGTCAGATCACCGATGCCGAGATGAACACCGTCATCACGGCGATGCAGGCCGACCTCGACAAGGGCGGCAAGATCAAGCTCCTGGAAGACGTGCGCGACTTCAAGGGCATGGAGCCGGCCGCGTTCTTCAAGGACCCGCGCTTCGGCCTCGCCATGATGAAGGGCGTCAGCCACGTCGCCCTGGTCACCGACGCCTCTTGGCTGCGGATGATCGCCGACACCTTCGGCAAGGTCTCGCCGGCCCAGATCAAGACCTTCGACCGCGCGCATATCGACGAAGCGCGTCAGTGGCTCGCCGCCGCTTGA
- a CDS encoding asparaginase, which yields MPGRPTVAIVATGGTIAMKTDPATGAPVPALTGADLASAVPRLADLARIEVVEFANVPSAYMGPALWPALNRTVSDLLARPEIAGAVVLHGTDTLDQTAYFLDLTLASDKPVVMVGAQRNASDADADGTRNLLNAVRQILAPGARDMGVTVTLNHNINAAREVRKTHTNNVETFNSGEAGFLGHVDEDRVVFARKSLRRQTLPLPERLARVDLVAMTAGDDGGHLQHAVARGAEGVVIAAYGFGNVNEALHDAVVGAIAAGVTVVVASQVPQGRALPVYGFKGGGNMLLRAGAIFADDLTPDKARVLALLALPLTRDRQTLQAYYDR from the coding sequence ATGCCTGGCCGTCCGACCGTCGCCATCGTCGCCACCGGCGGCACCATCGCGATGAAGACCGATCCCGCCACGGGGGCGCCGGTCCCGGCCCTGACGGGGGCGGATCTCGCGTCCGCCGTCCCACGCCTCGCCGACCTCGCGCGGATCGAGGTGGTGGAATTCGCCAACGTGCCGAGCGCCTATATGGGGCCGGCCCTGTGGCCCGCCTTGAACCGCACGGTCTCGGATCTGCTCGCGCGGCCCGAGATCGCGGGCGCGGTCGTCCTGCACGGCACCGACACCCTGGACCAGACCGCCTATTTCCTCGACCTGACGCTGGCGAGCGACAAGCCCGTGGTGATGGTGGGCGCCCAGCGCAACGCTTCCGACGCCGATGCCGACGGGACGCGCAACCTCCTCAATGCGGTGCGCCAGATCCTGGCGCCGGGCGCCCGCGACATGGGCGTGACGGTGACGCTCAACCACAACATCAACGCCGCCCGCGAGGTCCGGAAGACCCACACGAACAACGTCGAGACCTTCAACTCGGGCGAGGCCGGCTTCCTCGGCCACGTGGACGAGGACCGGGTGGTGTTCGCCCGCAAGTCCCTGCGGCGCCAGACGCTGCCGCTGCCCGAGCGCCTCGCGCGGGTCGACCTCGTGGCGATGACGGCGGGTGACGACGGGGGCCATCTCCAACACGCGGTGGCGCGCGGCGCCGAGGGGGTGGTGATCGCCGCCTACGGCTTCGGCAACGTCAACGAGGCCCTCCACGACGCGGTGGTCGGGGCGATCGCGGCGGGTGTCACCGTCGTCGTGGCGAGCCAGGTCCCGCAGGGCCGGGCGCTCCCGGTCTACGGCTTCAAGGGCGGCGGCAACATGCTTCTCCGGGCCGGCGCGATCTTCGCCGACGACCTGACGCCGGACAAGGCGCGCGTGCTTGCCCTCCTCGCCCTGCCGCTGACCCGGGATCGCCAAACATTGCAGGCGTATTACGACCGTTAA
- a CDS encoding Trm112 family protein encodes MADDTPRPVEATRVDPKLLELLVCPLTKDTLEYHSARQELVSRSARLAYPIRDGIPIMLPEEARALTD; translated from the coding sequence ATGGCCGATGACACCCCGCGCCCCGTCGAGGCCACCCGCGTCGACCCCAAGCTCCTCGAACTCCTCGTCTGCCCGCTGACGAAGGATACGCTGGAATACCATTCCGCCCGCCAGGAACTGGTGAGCCGCTCGGCTCGGCTCGCCTATCCGATCCGCGACGGCATCCCGATCATGCTGCCGGAAGAGGCGCGGGCCCTGACCGACTGA
- a CDS encoding LON peptidase substrate-binding domain-containing protein — MSTHAGYKGPADCPGVIPVFPLPGALLLPRGQMPLNIFEPRYLAMIDDALRTDRIIGMIQPDVEAGASPMTPRLFRVGCAGRITQFAETGDGRYLISLTGIARFRVESELATTTRYRRCQVSYDDFATDFEARAGEEGVDREGVLKALRDFVEVNDLKVDWAGIEEAPNEALVNALCMMSPFGAREKQAMLEAPDLKTRAEVLIAVTEMELVRGSGSEPTLQ; from the coding sequence ATGAGCACGCATGCGGGCTACAAGGGACCGGCCGATTGCCCCGGCGTGATTCCGGTGTTCCCCCTGCCCGGTGCGCTGCTGCTGCCGCGCGGACAGATGCCGCTCAACATCTTCGAGCCGCGCTACCTCGCCATGATCGACGATGCCCTGCGCACCGACCGGATCATCGGCATGATCCAGCCCGACGTGGAGGCGGGCGCCTCGCCGATGACCCCCAGGCTCTTCCGGGTCGGCTGCGCCGGACGCATCACCCAGTTCGCCGAGACCGGCGACGGGCGCTACCTCATCTCGCTCACCGGCATCGCGCGCTTCCGGGTGGAGAGCGAGCTCGCCACCACCACGCGCTATCGGCGCTGCCAGGTCTCCTACGACGACTTCGCCACCGATTTCGAGGCGCGGGCCGGCGAGGAGGGGGTGGACCGCGAGGGCGTGCTGAAGGCCCTGCGGGACTTCGTCGAGGTCAACGACCTCAAGGTCGACTGGGCCGGCATCGAGGAGGCGCCCAACGAGGCGCTGGTCAACGCGCTCTGCATGATGAGCCCCTTCGGCGCGCGCGAGAAGCAGGCCATGCTGGAGGCGCCGGACCTCAAGACGCGGGCCGAGGTCTTGATCGCGGTGACCGAAATGGAGTTGGTGCGCGGGTCGGGCTCCGAGCCCACGCTGCAGTGA
- the trxA gene encoding thioredoxin encodes MLNDAPMQGEPTKDVTTASFRQDVVAESMRQPVLVDFWAPWCGPCKQLAPVLEKVVQASAGAVKLVKMNIDEHPSIAGQLGIQSIPAVIAFDKGQPVDGFMGAVPEAQIKEFITRLAGPAGPTPIEEAMSEAEALLGTGDVAQAAQLYAAVLAEEPENVDAIAALAKIQLDLGDIENAKQLVAMAPADKAGHAGLASIRAAIELAEQAAALGDLGTFQTRIDADPNDFQARFDLALGLNGRNMRDEAVDQLIEIERRDRSWNEGAARKQLLTFFEAWGLMDKASIRGRRRLSTLVFA; translated from the coding sequence ATGCTGAACGATGCGCCGATGCAGGGCGAACCCACCAAGGACGTGACCACGGCGAGCTTCCGCCAGGACGTCGTCGCCGAATCGATGCGACAGCCCGTGCTGGTGGATTTCTGGGCGCCGTGGTGCGGCCCCTGCAAGCAGCTCGCCCCCGTGCTGGAGAAGGTCGTGCAGGCCTCCGCCGGCGCTGTGAAGCTCGTCAAGATGAACATCGACGAGCATCCCTCGATCGCCGGTCAGCTCGGCATCCAGTCCATCCCCGCCGTGATCGCCTTCGACAAGGGCCAGCCCGTGGACGGCTTCATGGGCGCGGTGCCCGAGGCCCAGATCAAGGAATTCATCACGCGGCTCGCCGGCCCGGCCGGACCGACGCCCATCGAGGAGGCGATGTCGGAGGCCGAGGCGCTTCTCGGGACCGGCGATGTGGCGCAGGCCGCGCAGCTCTACGCCGCCGTGCTTGCGGAGGAGCCCGAGAACGTCGACGCGATCGCGGCGCTCGCCAAGATCCAGCTCGACCTCGGCGACATCGAGAACGCCAAGCAGCTCGTGGCCATGGCGCCTGCCGACAAGGCGGGCCATGCGGGGCTCGCCAGCATCCGGGCGGCGATCGAGCTGGCCGAGCAGGCGGCGGCGCTCGGCGATCTCGGCACGTTCCAGACGCGGATCGATGCCGACCCGAACGACTTCCAGGCCCGCTTCGACCTTGCGCTCGGCCTCAATGGCCGGAACATGCGCGACGAGGCGGTGGACCAACTGATCGAGATCGAGCGACGGGACCGGAGCTGGAACGAGGGGGCCGCACGCAAGCAGCTCCTCACGTTCTTCGAGGCCTGGGGACTCATGGACAAGGCTTCGATCCGCGGGCGGCGGCGCTTGTCGACGCTTGTCTTCGCGTGA
- a CDS encoding glutathione S-transferase family protein — MGLLVDGVWRETSEDIKGSDGRFRRTDATFRNWVTVDGAPGPSGEGGFPAEAGRYHLYVSLSCPWAHRALLVRALKGLEDAISVSVVDPHMGAEGWVFGDAPGATPDTVNGATRLYEVYLKSDPAFTGRVTVPVLWDKRRAVIVSNESAEIIRMLNGAFGGAGPDLYPAELAEAIDAVNARVYDAVNNGVYKAGFATRQDAYAEAVTALFAELDDLEARLDRSRYLCGDRLTEADLRLFTTLVRFDAVYVGHFKCNRRRIADYPNLSNFLRELYALPGVAGTVNLTHIKRHYYESHRTINPTGIVPLGPDLDFETPHDRARRFPA, encoded by the coding sequence ATGGGACTGCTCGTCGACGGGGTCTGGCGGGAGACCTCAGAGGACATCAAGGGCAGCGACGGGCGCTTCCGGCGCACCGACGCCACGTTCCGCAACTGGGTGACCGTGGACGGCGCGCCCGGGCCATCGGGGGAGGGCGGGTTCCCGGCCGAGGCGGGGCGCTACCACCTCTACGTCTCCCTCTCTTGCCCCTGGGCACACCGGGCCCTGCTGGTGCGCGCCCTGAAGGGCCTGGAGGACGCGATCTCGGTCTCGGTGGTCGATCCGCACATGGGCGCCGAAGGCTGGGTGTTCGGCGACGCGCCCGGCGCCACGCCCGATACGGTCAACGGCGCGACCCGGCTCTACGAGGTCTACCTGAAGAGCGATCCCGCCTTCACCGGCCGCGTCACCGTGCCGGTCCTGTGGGACAAGCGGCGCGCCGTCATCGTGTCGAACGAATCTGCCGAGATCATCCGCATGCTGAACGGCGCCTTCGGCGGGGCTGGGCCGGACCTCTACCCGGCGGAGCTGGCGGAGGCGATCGATGCTGTCAACGCCCGCGTCTACGACGCCGTGAACAACGGGGTCTACAAGGCGGGCTTCGCCACGCGGCAGGACGCCTACGCGGAGGCCGTCACGGCCCTGTTCGCCGAACTCGACGACCTGGAGGCCCGTCTCGACCGCTCACGCTACCTATGCGGCGACCGGCTGACCGAGGCCGATCTGCGCCTCTTCACCACGCTGGTGCGGTTCGACGCAGTCTATGTCGGGCACTTCAAGTGCAACCGCCGGCGCATCGCGGATTATCCGAACCTGTCGAACTTCCTGCGCGAACTCTACGCCCTGCCGGGGGTAGCCGGCACCGTGAACCTGACCCACATCAAACGCCACTATTACGAGAGCCACCGCACCATCAACCCGACGGGGATCGTGCCGCTGGGGCCGGACCTGGACTTCGAGACGCCGCACGACCGGGCTCGACGCTTTCCGGCCTGA
- a CDS encoding alginate O-acetyltransferase AlgX-related protein — MRRRHRELVHEGRDGWLFLIGGSNGVLEQYRATLARWWLLRGWRRLIEARRARAQALGIRYLHVIVPEKLSVYDDRTRDLDYDPRRSPARALGRRLIGNPAFVDLLAPLRAARDGPAPLYYRTDTHWTYEGCLLAYRTLMRACGAVPPAGLDARQRYEVTSVRDLGEKLPGRPVETAIHGKIDYDARRVYASPLVEAYEAAGRAIDLHVGAHVRYRNESPEADPRTVVLFGDSYAHFTPIMLTGLVAETFREVHFIWSSSIDWNYVAAVKPDLLLFEIAERFLVRLPDDTFDIARHQAGKGRDEAAPRAKIAVSEGLSTEA; from the coding sequence ATGCGGCGCAGACATCGGGAACTGGTTCATGAGGGGCGGGACGGCTGGCTCTTCCTGATCGGGGGCAGCAACGGCGTCCTCGAGCAGTACCGCGCGACCCTCGCCCGCTGGTGGCTCCTGCGCGGCTGGCGCCGCCTCATCGAGGCCCGGCGCGCGCGGGCCCAGGCCCTCGGGATCCGCTACCTCCACGTCATCGTGCCGGAGAAGCTTTCCGTCTACGACGACCGGACCCGGGACCTCGATTACGATCCGCGCCGCTCGCCCGCCCGCGCCCTGGGCCGGCGCCTCATCGGCAATCCGGCCTTCGTCGATCTCCTCGCCCCGCTGCGCGCGGCGCGCGACGGGCCCGCGCCGCTCTACTACCGCACGGACACTCACTGGACCTACGAGGGCTGCCTGCTGGCCTACCGGACCCTGATGCGGGCCTGCGGCGCGGTGCCTCCGGCCGGCCTCGACGCGCGCCAGCGCTACGAGGTCACCTCCGTGCGCGATCTCGGCGAGAAACTGCCGGGCCGGCCCGTCGAGACCGCGATTCACGGCAAAATCGACTACGACGCCCGCCGGGTCTACGCGAGCCCCCTCGTGGAGGCCTACGAGGCCGCCGGCCGCGCCATCGACCTGCATGTCGGCGCCCATGTGCGCTATCGCAACGAATCGCCGGAGGCCGACCCGCGCACGGTGGTGCTGTTCGGGGATTCCTATGCGCATTTCACGCCGATCATGCTCACGGGCCTCGTCGCCGAGACCTTCCGCGAAGTCCACTTCATCTGGTCATCGAGCATCGACTGGAACTACGTCGCCGCGGTGAAGCCCGATCTCCTGCTGTTCGAGATCGCCGAGCGCTTCCTCGTCCGCCTGCCCGACGACACCTTCGACATCGCGCGCCATCAGGCGGGCAAGGGCCGCGACGAGGCCGCCCCGCGCGCCAAGATCGCCGTGTCCGAGGGGCTTTCCACGGAGGCTTGA
- a CDS encoding 2'-5' RNA ligase family protein, with product MTQSAPTTDPLILTLALDPETFARFDGLRRRHFPQALNHIPAHATLFHHLPGLHEPGIVETLAALMRTQAAPEVAVTGLRFTGRGVAYVLASEPLSAFRGRLVEHFQALDDGLTAQDRQGWRPHVTVQNKVDPATARALHTDLEDSFVPFRFTAPGLLLWRYLGGPWERRATFSFG from the coding sequence ATGACCCAGTCCGCCCCCACCACCGATCCGCTGATCCTGACGCTCGCGCTGGATCCCGAGACCTTCGCGCGGTTCGACGGCCTTCGGCGCAGGCATTTTCCGCAGGCGCTGAATCACATTCCGGCGCATGCGACGCTGTTCCACCACCTGCCGGGCCTGCACGAACCCGGCATCGTCGAGACCCTCGCGGCCCTGATGCGGACCCAGGCGGCCCCCGAGGTGGCGGTGACCGGCCTGCGCTTCACCGGGCGGGGCGTCGCCTACGTGCTCGCCTCGGAGCCTCTGTCGGCGTTCCGCGGCAGGCTCGTCGAGCATTTCCAGGCCCTGGATGACGGGCTGACCGCGCAGGACCGCCAAGGCTGGCGCCCGCATGTCACGGTTCAGAACAAGGTCGACCCCGCCACCGCCCGGGCGCTGCACACGGACCTGGAGGACAGCTTCGTACCGTTCCGCTTCACCGCACCCGGCCTCCTGCTCTGGCGCTATCTCGGCGGACCCTGGGAGCGCCGTGCCACGTTCTCGTTCGGGTAA
- a CDS encoding phosphatase PAP2 family protein: MRSLPSGYRNNPLITRANALRLALRLNEVGPVIALLAVSLLGYGFFALANEVGEGSTAALDRKVLLALRNPADISDPIGPRWLEETMRDITGLGSVFTIVFVTAAACAYLAMTRRRRIAVFVLAAIGGGEAVSTVLKLFYHRPRPDLVPHGMEVFTASFPSGHAMMSAIAYLTLASLVARVDRQRGVKVLVLIIGVSMTLLVGISRIYLGVHWPSDVVAGWCVGAAWAALCWFVALILQQRGDVEAPSSPGVPDGEP, translated from the coding sequence ATGAGATCCCTGCCCTCCGGCTACCGGAACAATCCCCTCATCACCCGGGCCAATGCCCTGCGCCTCGCGCTGCGCCTCAACGAGGTCGGCCCCGTCATCGCGCTGCTTGCCGTGAGTCTCCTCGGCTACGGCTTCTTCGCGCTGGCCAACGAGGTCGGAGAGGGCTCGACGGCCGCCCTCGACCGCAAGGTCCTGCTCGCCCTGCGCAACCCCGCCGACATCTCCGATCCGATCGGACCGCGCTGGTTGGAGGAGACCATGCGCGACATCACGGGCCTCGGCAGCGTCTTCACCATCGTGTTCGTGACGGCGGCGGCCTGTGCCTACCTCGCCATGACCCGGCGCCGACGCATCGCCGTGTTCGTGCTGGCGGCGATCGGCGGCGGCGAGGCCGTTTCGACGGTCCTGAAGCTGTTCTATCACCGGCCCCGGCCCGACCTCGTCCCACACGGGATGGAGGTGTTCACCGCGAGCTTTCCGAGCGGTCACGCCATGATGTCGGCCATCGCCTACCTGACCCTCGCGAGCCTGGTCGCCCGTGTCGACCGGCAGCGGGGGGTGAAGGTGCTGGTGCTCATCATCGGTGTCTCGATGACGCTGCTCGTCGGGATCAGCCGGATCTACCTCGGCGTGCACTGGCCGAGCGACGTGGTCGCCGGCTGGTGCGTCGGTGCGGCCTGGGCGGCTTTGTGCTGGTTCGTCGCCCTGATCCTGCAGCAGCGGGGCGACGTCGAGGCCCCGAGCAGCCCCGGGGTGCCGGACGGCGAACCTTAA
- a CDS encoding Gfo/Idh/MocA family protein — translation MTDNLPLSRRTLLHAGGATLTGLALGATGAAAQSGPPAPSVPADTGAVQGGKVMFPNWRGPGDKTPPPPPAPMPPGQRVGFAIVGLGRLSLEEILPAFGETKRARVVAVMSGTPAKAKLVAEQYGIAPDAVYGYDEWDRLAQNRAVQAVYVVTPNAVHRGDVLAAAKAGKHVLCEKPMANSSAEARDMIAACAAAKVKLMIAYRCQYEPYNREVVRLARSGAFGKPRLIQAFNGQTTGLPEQWRLRKALAGGGALPDIGLYCLNGVRALTGEEPVSVEAQIYSPPGDRKFAEVEESVSFTLRFPSQVIAQCMTSYGVHESRRLQVHTERADIDLQNAFAYRGQRLVVARADGQAESQDTRILAQKNQFALEIDHMARCIQEDRRPRTPGEEGLQDHVLMEAIYEAARTGRPVTVGPPPGAGGGLDVTRGPELDEAG, via the coding sequence ATGACGGACAACCTTCCGCTTTCACGCCGCACCCTCCTTCATGCCGGCGGCGCCACGCTGACCGGGCTCGCCCTCGGAGCGACGGGGGCCGCGGCCCAGTCCGGTCCGCCCGCGCCCTCGGTCCCGGCCGATACCGGGGCGGTCCAGGGCGGCAAGGTGATGTTCCCGAACTGGCGCGGCCCCGGCGACAAGACACCTCCGCCCCCGCCCGCTCCGATGCCCCCGGGCCAGCGGGTGGGCTTCGCGATCGTCGGCCTCGGACGCTTGAGCCTGGAGGAGATCCTGCCGGCCTTCGGCGAGACCAAGCGGGCGCGCGTGGTTGCGGTGATGTCGGGAACGCCGGCCAAGGCCAAGCTCGTCGCCGAGCAGTACGGGATCGCGCCGGACGCGGTCTACGGCTACGACGAGTGGGACCGGCTCGCGCAGAACCGCGCGGTCCAGGCCGTCTACGTGGTGACGCCGAACGCGGTTCATCGCGGCGATGTCCTCGCGGCCGCGAAAGCCGGCAAGCACGTCCTCTGCGAGAAGCCGATGGCGAATTCCTCGGCCGAAGCGCGCGACATGATCGCGGCCTGCGCGGCGGCCAAGGTCAAGCTGATGATCGCCTATCGCTGTCAGTACGAACCCTACAATCGCGAGGTGGTGCGGCTCGCCCGCTCCGGCGCATTCGGCAAGCCGCGCCTGATCCAGGCCTTCAACGGCCAGACCACCGGCCTGCCCGAGCAGTGGCGTTTGAGAAAGGCGCTCGCCGGCGGCGGCGCCCTGCCGGATATCGGGCTCTACTGCCTCAACGGCGTGCGGGCGCTGACGGGCGAGGAACCGGTCTCCGTGGAGGCACAGATTTATTCCCCCCCGGGCGACCGCAAATTCGCCGAGGTGGAGGAGAGCGTCTCCTTCACCCTGCGCTTTCCATCCCAGGTCATCGCCCAGTGCATGACGAGCTACGGCGTTCACGAGTCGCGCCGGCTCCAGGTCCATACGGAGCGGGCCGACATCGATCTGCAGAACGCCTTTGCCTATCGCGGCCAGCGCCTCGTCGTGGCTCGGGCCGATGGGCAGGCGGAGTCGCAGGACACCCGCATCCTGGCACAGAAGAACCAGTTCGCCCTGGAGATCGACCACATGGCCCGCTGCATCCAGGAGGATCGGCGGCCCCGGACGCCCGGCGAGGAGGGCCTGCAGGACCACGTCCTCATGGAGGCGATCTACGAGGCCGCGCGCACGGGCCGGCCCGTGACGGTCGGCCCGCCCCCCGGTGCCGGTGGCGGCCTCGATGTCACACGCGGCCCCGAACTCGATGAGGCCGGCTGA
- a CDS encoding carbohydrate porin: protein MLLALALSFATSPACAETPAETAARLAAEGRAIGSARGAGGDPQTSVAQSVTSSRPSANLDTSIEDQLGPYGDPFGFRAYLKERGVTYSLTYIGESLGNVSGGFRRRGIYEGLLDLEIDVDLGPLLGWTGGALHTNLFQIHGAGLSRSAVGNLITISGIEALPSSRVYELWFEQKFFGDQFGLKIGQIAADTEFAVTQTGTVFVNSTFGWPNNMAVVHPSGGPIYPLAVPGIRAKYVPNPNLSFQVGLFDGDPAGPARGTLDSDPQRRNRTGTNFRTSDPPLVIAEASYAYNIEAGSTGEAGTITLGGWYHFGRFDSLRFDENGTSLAASSSTGVPRRFRGQAGLYGLIDQTIYREPDDPNDGASVFLRASGSPADRSLVDVYADVGIAYKGLLPGRSDDTIGLAFGLSRISPQARGLDADTILATGIATPRRSSEAVIEATYQAVLGPGVTLQPDFQYVFRPGGGIANPRDAGGARLRNAAVFGLRGTIRY from the coding sequence ATCCTCCTCGCGCTCGCCCTCAGCTTCGCGACCTCGCCGGCATGCGCCGAGACTCCGGCGGAGACGGCCGCGCGCCTCGCCGCCGAGGGTCGCGCCATCGGCTCGGCGCGGGGCGCCGGCGGCGATCCGCAGACCTCGGTGGCCCAGTCCGTTACCTCGTCGCGCCCCTCCGCCAACCTCGACACCTCGATCGAGGACCAGTTGGGCCCCTACGGCGATCCGTTCGGCTTCCGTGCCTACCTGAAGGAACGCGGGGTCACCTACAGCCTGACCTATATCGGCGAGAGCCTCGGCAACGTCTCCGGGGGCTTTCGCCGGCGCGGCATCTACGAGGGCCTGCTCGACCTCGAGATCGACGTGGATCTCGGCCCCCTCCTCGGCTGGACCGGGGGTGCGCTCCACACCAACCTGTTCCAGATCCACGGCGCCGGCCTGTCGCGCAGCGCGGTGGGGAATCTCATCACGATCAGCGGCATCGAGGCGCTGCCCTCCTCCCGGGTCTACGAACTGTGGTTCGAGCAGAAGTTCTTCGGCGATCAGTTCGGGCTGAAGATCGGGCAGATCGCCGCCGATACGGAATTCGCCGTGACCCAGACCGGCACGGTGTTCGTGAACTCCACCTTCGGCTGGCCCAACAACATGGCGGTCGTGCATCCCAGCGGCGGGCCGATCTACCCGCTGGCGGTGCCGGGCATACGCGCCAAGTACGTGCCGAACCCCAACCTGTCGTTCCAGGTCGGCCTCTTCGACGGCGACCCCGCCGGTCCCGCGCGCGGCACGCTCGACTCCGATCCGCAGCGTCGCAACCGCACCGGCACCAACTTCCGCACCAGCGATCCCCCCCTGGTCATCGCGGAGGCGTCCTACGCCTACAACATCGAGGCCGGCAGCACCGGTGAGGCCGGGACGATCACGCTCGGGGGCTGGTACCATTTCGGCCGCTTCGACAGCCTGCGCTTCGACGAGAACGGGACCTCGCTGGCGGCCTCGTCCAGCACCGGCGTCCCACGACGTTTCCGGGGACAGGCCGGGCTCTACGGCCTCATCGACCAGACCATCTATCGCGAGCCGGACGACCCGAACGACGGCGCCAGCGTGTTCCTGCGCGCCTCCGGCTCGCCCGCCGACCGCAGCCTGGTGGATGTCTACGCCGATGTCGGCATCGCCTATAAGGGGCTGCTGCCCGGCCGCTCGGACGACACCATCGGCCTCGCCTTCGGCCTGTCGCGAATCTCGCCCCAGGCACGCGGCCTCGACGCCGACACCATCCTGGCCACGGGCATCGCCACCCCGCGCCGGAGCAGCGAGGCGGTGATCGAGGCGACCTATCAGGCCGTGCTCGGCCCCGGCGTCACGCTCCAGCCGGACTTCCAGTACGTGTTCCGCCCCGGCGGCGGCATCGCGAACCCGCGCGACGCCGGCGGCGCGCGCCTCCGCAACGCGGCGGTGTTCGGCCTGCGGGGGACGATCCGGTACTGA
- a CDS encoding TAXI family TRAP transporter solute-binding subunit, whose translation MRREWLLVLLGLGFALVAGMLVYLSRPTTLTVAVGPRDGAEATLLQTYAQALVRGHEDVRLQLTFYDDVRDSAEALQRNKAELAVVRPDVLLPENGLTLAILHDEALLIAAPEAAGLESFPDLARKRLGVVERHAADLPFLTNLLGFYDFVPQSAAEGDVVLGPARVALVPLKPAEVTSAIAEGRVDAVAVIAAPASKAAISTVRAVEAGSPEKKIGFVSVADGEAIIQRMPELQSVTIPAGTFGGRPKRPDDDIKTVGASYRLMARGGVSRYTVASVTQHLFEWRSKLAPLAPIANLMKAPDFDSTVAATSARLPNHPGAVDYFEREQQTLFERYEDYVYLLAFFGGTVGSGVAWLAQRLARKRRERIDVVLDRLLDILREVRAATCKTDLDGLVRETDDLVADVVQHARERNIDNRTVGALILAIDAVHAAINDERRNLGATDAEGGRAVDHARTARLLSLHAPAAE comes from the coding sequence ATGAGACGCGAGTGGCTCCTCGTGCTCCTGGGCCTCGGCTTCGCCCTGGTGGCGGGGATGCTGGTCTACCTGTCGCGGCCCACCACCCTCACGGTGGCGGTCGGTCCCCGCGATGGCGCGGAGGCTACGCTGCTTCAGACCTACGCGCAGGCGCTGGTCCGGGGCCACGAGGATGTCCGCCTCCAGCTCACGTTCTATGACGACGTGCGCGACAGTGCCGAGGCGCTCCAGCGCAACAAGGCCGAACTCGCGGTGGTGCGTCCCGATGTGCTCCTGCCGGAGAACGGGCTGACGCTCGCCATCCTGCACGACGAGGCCCTGCTGATCGCCGCCCCCGAGGCCGCGGGCCTGGAGAGCTTTCCCGATCTCGCGCGCAAGCGGCTCGGCGTGGTCGAGCGCCACGCCGCCGATCTGCCCTTCCTCACGAACCTGCTCGGCTTCTACGATTTCGTGCCCCAATCCGCCGCGGAGGGCGATGTGGTCCTCGGCCCCGCTCGGGTCGCCCTAGTTCCGCTCAAGCCCGCCGAGGTGACGAGCGCCATCGCGGAGGGGCGCGTCGACGCGGTGGCGGTCATCGCCGCTCCGGCCTCGAAGGCCGCGATCTCGACGGTGCGCGCCGTCGAGGCGGGGTCGCCCGAGAAGAAGATCGGCTTCGTCTCCGTCGCCGACGGCGAGGCCATCATCCAGCGGATGCCGGAGCTGCAATCCGTCACCATCCCGGCCGGCACCTTCGGGGGGCGCCCCAAGCGGCCGGACGACGACATCAAGACGGTGGGCGCGTCCTACCGCCTGATGGCCCGGGGCGGCGTCAGCCGGTACACCGTCGCTTCGGTGACCCAGCACCTGTTCGAATGGCGCTCCAAGCTGGCGCCGCTCGCCCCCATCGCCAATCTGATGAAGGCGCCCGATTTCGACTCGACGGTCGCCGCCACCAGCGCGCGGTTGCCGAACCATCCCGGAGCGGTGGATTACTTCGAGCGCGAGCAGCAGACGCTCTTCGAACGCTATGAGGATTACGTTTACCTCCTTGCGTTCTTCGGCGGCACCGTCGGCTCGGGTGTGGCATGGCTGGCCCAGCGGCTCGCCCGCAAGCGCCGCGAACGCATCGACGTCGTCCTCGACCGGCTCCTCGACATCCTGCGCGAGGTCCGGGCCGCGACCTGCAAGACCGACCTCGACGGCCTCGTGCGCGAGACCGACGACCTCGTGGCCGACGTCGTTCAACACGCGCGCGAACGCAACATCGACAACCGCACGGTGGGCGCCCTCATCCTCGCCATCGACGCGGTGCACGCCGCGATCAACGACGAGCGGCGCAACCTCGGCGCCACCGACGCCGAGGGCGGCCGGGCCGTGGACCATGCCCGCACGGCCCGCCTGCTGTCGCTCCACGCGCCGGCGGCCGAATAG